The stretch of DNA GTCATTTACGTCAGTAAAAATGAAATTGTCATCAACGGAGAACGAAGTAGTATCTGTATTAAATTCAATGTTAATTATTCGTAGATTACAGAAACTTACTAGGGCTAAAGAATTCTCTGTTAACTTCCAGGTTCCACTTGATGTTTGCTTATTGTTGCAATTAGATGCGTTTAGTCCTTGACTAAACTGGTAGGATCTATCATTTTTAAAATCATAGAAAGCATCTTTCTCGCAGTCTGAGTATTGATCAAATATGTTGGTGCTTGGGTTATCTTCATTATCATCGGTTAAATCTATTTCTTTCTCTGAAACGATGGCTGATAAAACCCACTTATGGGCAAATGAGGTTTCTTTATCGCTTAGTGCTCCAGTTAAGTCTTCTGTACAATTATTATCATCATTGCTACAGCTAATAGTCAATAGGGCAACTGCCAATAAGCTGCTTAGTAGTGCATTTGGGTTTTTCATGTTCAATTAGTTTTAATATTTAATATAATAAGTAGATGTCGAAATCTTAAAATAGTTGCGTGAAGATTGAGGTCATTTTAAAAAAAAGTCAATGACTGAAAATATTGTTTGCTTTGCTATTTTGTTATGGGCAGATAATTAATAGTGAAGCTAAAGCTTTTCAATTTGTACTTTAATAAAAATCAATTATAGTATTTTATGGTTTTTATGTAGCAAAATAGTATCAAGGATGGTAGAAAATTAGGAAGTTATTGTCGGTATAAATAAATAAATTGTAGCCAATAAAAAAATCTTTAGAAGATGCACCTCGCTTTAAAAGCGATTCCTTATATATAAGGACATTTTGCTTGATAATTAACATGAAAAGAATATAAATGGAAAGATTTATTACCAGAATACTTATGTTGTTTATTACAATTATTGGGTTTTCTCAAGAAAGTACTGATGATTTACGCTTGTATAATGATTTTGCAGATATTTCTGCAGATAATATTTTTAAAACAGAAGGCTATTTTAATTGGGGTGCTTCCATTATTAAAGGAGATGATGGGAAATATCATTTGTTCTATGCCCGATGGGAAAAGAAATATTCTTTTTATGGATGGTTAACACATTCTGAAGTGGCACATGCTACATCTAAAAGTCCGGCAGGTCCATGGAAATATAAAGAGACTGCTTTAAAAGGAGTGGGGGGAAATCGATGGGATGCCATCACAGCCCATAATCCGAAGATTAAATATTTTGAGGGGAAATACTATTTGTATTATATCGCTACTAATATGGGCGATAAAATAATTTCTGAAGAAGAGTTGATAGAAACTTCAAAGGTCGGTTACAGCCATCCAAATTGGAAGGTATTACGTCCAAATCAACGAACTGGTGTTGCTGTTTCAAATTCAATAAATGGTCCCTGGAAAAGAATGGACCAACCACTAATAGAACCTTCGGGACCGATTAAAACGTTGACCGTAAACCCCGCCATAGATAAAGATAAAAATGGGACATACCATTTGGTTGTAAAAGGTGATAAACCTGATGTAACAGGTTTTGTAAGAAATCAAGCCATTGCTATTTCAGACAGTCCTACGGGACCATTTGAAATTCAAGAGAAACCGGTAATTGATTATATGGATACTGAAGATATGTCGGTTTGGTATGATAAAAAACGGGAGCGTTTTTATGGCGTTTTTCATGCACATAAATTTATTGGTTTGGTGACATCGAAAGATGGGATTAATTGGAAAAAGGCTAATGATCATATTCTGAAATTGAAATCGGTTCAATTAGAAGATGGATCGACTTTAAAGCCAGAGCGTATGGAGCGCCCTTTTATTTTTACTGAGAATGGAGAACCCACGGTATTGAGTTTGGCAATAAAAAAAGGAAATGAATCCTACACTGTTTTTATTCCTATTGAAAAACCGGAATTCCCCAAACCTAATAAACGACAATTGGCTTGGCAAGAGGCTGAATTGGGAGTCGTGTATCATTATGATTTACATGTGTTTGATGGCATAAAATATGGGCAAGGTGGTAATAGAATTGACCCTGTTTCAGATTATCAAATATTCAATCCTAAAAACTTAGATACAGATCAATGGGTGAAGGCAGCGAAAGACGCCGGTGCAAAATTTGCTATATTAACAGCAACCCATGAAACAGGGTTTGCTTTGTTTCAGTCGGAAGTTAACCCTTATAGCGTAAAAGCAGTAAAGTGGAAGGGTGGAAAAGGTGATGTTGTAGCAGACTTTGTTGCATCTTGTAGAAAGTACGGAATAAAACCAGGAATTTATCTTGGGATTCGCTGGAACTCTTTTATGGGAGTTCACGATTTTAAGGTGAATGGTGAAGGTGCTTTTAAAGAAAATCGTCAGAAGTATTACAACCAAATGGTTGAAGGCATGGTCAAAGAGATTTGTACCAAATATGGAGAACTTTTTGAAATATGGTTTGATGGAGGTGCAGATCATCCAGATAATGGAGCACCAGACGTTTTACCTATCGTTAGAAAATATCAACCAAACTGTTTGTTTTATCACAATGGGCAATTGGCAGAAGCAAGATGGGGCGGTTCTGAATCAGGAATAGTGAGTTACCCAAGCTGGGCAACATTCCCTTATCCTGTTACAGGAGCGGGAGAAAGTGCTAAAAAGAATATTGCAAAAGACAATTTTAAGTTATTAAAGCAAGGAGATCCAAACGGAGCGTTTTGGGTACCTGCGATGTCTGATGCACCATTGCGAGGTTATAATGGTCGCCATGAATGGTTTTGGGAGCCTGGTGATGAAGCACATATTTTTCCTTTGGAGGATTTAATGAATATGTATTATAAATCTATCGGAAGAAATTCTACGCTAATTATAGGGTTGACCCCAAATCCAGATGGTTTAATGCCAGAAGGAGATGTGATTCGATTAAAAGAATGGGGTGATGAAATTAAAAGAAGGTTTGAAACTCCCATTGCTTTTACTTCTGGAAAAGGAAAAAAAGTAACCTTAAAATTAGAAAACCCAACTGTAATTAATCATGTCATTATTCAAGAGGATATTCGTTTGGGAGAACGTGTTCGTGTTTATTCGTTAGAAGGATTTGTTAAAGGAAAATGGAAAGTATTGTCTCAAGGAGAAAGTATTGGACAAAAACGAATTGAACAGTTTGAAAATGTTGAGATTAGTCGTATCAGATTAAAAGTACTGGAATCAGATAGAGAACCTCAAATAAAGTCTATGAGTGCTTATTATGTCACAGATAAAAATTAATTGAACAACTCAACTATAAAAAATGAAAAAAACAATACTTGTATCTACTTTATTAATGATTTTACTCATTAATGCTTGTTCTAAAACCTCAATTCAGGAAATATATGTGAGCCCCATGGGAAGTTCTCAAAATACGGGATTTCAGGACTCACCACTATTTACAATTCAGGAGGCTTTGGACAAAGCATTGGCCTATAAAAAGGAGAATGCTCAAACTCAAATTATCATTCATGTTTCAGAGGGTGAATATCGTTTGGATAAATCGATTCAATTCAATGCTGCTTTAAGTGGCGTGAAAATTGTTGGTGCTGGAGTTGATAAGGTCGTTGTAAAAGGATCTCAGCAGTTAGACTTAGAATGGAAGGCATACAAAGATCAAATTTTGGTTGCTAAAGTGAATAGTCAGATTCAGTTTGACCAATTTTTTGTGAATGGTAAACAACAAATATTGGCGCGTTATCCAAATTATGACGAAAAAGGAGGGCACTGGCAAGGGCACGCAGCAGATGCTATAGATCCTGAACGTGTTAAAACTTGGAAGCAGCCTAAAGGAGCGGTCATTCATGCGATGCATAGAGGTGAATGGGGTGGATTTCATTATGAAGTGACGAAAGCAAATGAAGATGGAACTTTGGAGTTAACGGCAGGCCATCAGAATAATAGACCTTCTGAAATGCATCATAAATATAGAATGGTTGAAAATGTATTTGAAGAATTGGATAGTCCAGGCGAGTGGTATTTAGATAAGGAAAATCAACTTTTATATTATTGGCCAACGGAAACTATGTCTATAAAAAAGGCAAAATTAGAAGGGATAACTTTAAAGCATTTAGTTGCAATTGTCGGTGATGAAAAAAATCCTGTTAAGAATATTGAGATCACTGGAATTAAATTTGAGCATGCACAACGAACACTAATGGAAACGTACGAACCTTTGTTAAGAAGTGATTGGACTATTTATAGAGGAGGCGCCGTATTTATAGAAAATTCAGAAAACATATCGATAACAGATTGTGAGTTTACCAATTTAGGAGGAAACGTAATTTTTGTGAGTAAATACAATAGAGGAGTCATAATTAAAGGGAATCACATTCACGATAGCGGTGCCACCGCGGTAAGTTTTGTTGGTGATGCTAGTGCTGTAAGATCACCATCATTTCAGTATGGAGAATATGTGCCTTTGGCAGAAATGGATACTATTAAAGGACCAGCCAACGATTTGTATCCAAGTGATTGTATTGTTGACGATAACTTGATTTATAGAATTGGTCGTGTGGAAAAACAGGTGGCTGGAGTACAGATATCCATGGCCATGGATATTACCATTCGTTCTAATAGCATTTATGATATTCCGCGAGCGGGAATTAATGTGAGTGAAGGAACTTGGGGTGGGCATATTATTGAATACAATGATGTGTTTAATACGGTTTTAGAAACTTCTGATCATGGCGCGTTTAATTCATGGGGTAGAGATCGTTTTTGGCACCCGAATAGATCGGTGATGAATAAATTAACTACCGATAATCCGGAAATGCCATATTGGGATGCCATTCATACTACTGAAATTAAATTTAACAGGTTTCGTTGTGACCATGGTTGGGATATTGATTTGGATGATGGCTCTTCAAACTATATAGTTTCGAATAATGTATGTTTAAACGGTGGAATTAAGCTACGAGAAGGGTTTTATCGTACGGTTGAGAATAATATTATGGTGAATAATAGTTTTCACCCTCATGTTTGGTTTGAAAAAAGTGGCGATGTATTTAGAAAAAATGTGATGATGACCGATTATAAAGATATTCGTTTAAGTGGTTGGGGAAAAGATGTAGACTCTAATTTATTTCCAAATGAAAAAGCACTACAAAAGGCACAAAAAAATGGAACAGATGCTAATAGTGTATTTGGAAACCCATTATTTGAAGACCCGAAGGTTGGGAATTATACACTTGCAAAAAATTCACCGGCATTTAAAATTGGCTTTCAAAATATTCCGATGGATAAATTTGGTGTGCAAAAACCAAGTTTAAAAGCAATCGCCAAAACGCCGGAACTGCCAGTGATTTGGTCTGTGGAAAATGACAAATCAGAAGAATCAATCACTATGAATTGGTTAGGTGCTACGATTAAAAATATTGAAACGATTGAAGAAAGATCAGCGTCAGGTTTAAATAAAACGGCAGGAGTTGTGATTTTAAAAATTGCAAAAGAAACCGTTTTGGCAGCATCAACTTTAAAAGCTGGGGATGTCATTATTGCCGGGGAAGGCGAAGAAATAAATCAGATTCAAGATTTAATGCGAGTATTCCAAGGGCATAATTGGAAAGGAAAGATTAACTTTAAAATCTTTAGAAACCAAAAACCAATGGATTTAATCGTTAATGTAAAAAAATAAACCTATTGAAGTTTAATTGGTGTAATATATAATTAAAGATATCAGACTTATGAATTTTGTTGTAAACAGTACTACCAAGCCTCTTAGAAAAATAGTATTAGCCTATGTGTTCTTTTTATGTTGTTTGAATGCTCAGGCAAAAATTTGGTTACCTTCTGTATTATCAGATAATATGGTTTTACAACAAAATTCTGAAGCCACAATCTGGGGTTGGACTACAAGAGCAAATGAGAAAATTTCTGTTACAGGATCTTGGGATAACATAAAAATAACCGTTGAAGCTTATCAAGGTACTTGGTCTTTAAAATTACCTACGCCTAAAGCAGGTGGACCATTTACCGTAACTATTGAAGGACATGAAAAGATAATTTTAACTAATGTACTAATAGGGGAAGTATGGATTTGTTCCGGGCAATCGAATATGGAATGGACACCGCTTCATGGATTGGACAATGCTGAAAAGGAAATAGCAAATGCTACGTATTCAAATATTCGATTTTTTTCAGTCCCAAAACACATTTCAAAGTATCCCCAGGATGATTCCTTTGGAGAATGGGTAGAGAGCGCTCCGGAAACCATGAAGAATTTTAGTTCTGTTGGATATTTTTTTGGTAGAAGATTACATAAAGATTTAAATGTTCCGGTTGGATTAATTAACTCAAGCTGGGGTGGAACTAATGTGGAAGTGTGGATTCCAGAAGAAGTCATACAACAGAAGAAAGAACTTGTAAAAAGTATAGATCGTATTCCTGAGAATGTATGGCGACCGAGAAATGAGGCTTTAGCTTATAATGCCATGATTCATCCATTGATTAATTTTGATGTAGCAGGTGCTATTTGGTATCAAGGAGAATCAAATAGAGTGAATGCGGAATATTATCACCAAGCATTTTCAATGATGATAAATTCTTGGCGAAAAGATTGGAAAAAGGAGTTTCCATTTTATTTTGTGGAAATAGCACCATATAATTATAATTCTGAAACCAATTTGGAAGCTGCATATGTGCGTGAAGCACAATTGAAAACTATGCAGACAGTTGAGAATACAGGAATGGCTGTTACCAATGATATTGGAAACCTTAAAGATATTCACCCTACCAATAAACAAGAAGTAGGAAGACGTTTGGCTTTGTGGGCGCTTGCGAAAACCTATGGAGTAAAAGATATAGCCTACAGTGGACCCATATATAAGTCATTAAAAATTGAAAAGAGTAAGGCCATCGTAACATTTGATTTTACAGGAAAAGGTTTAGAAGTAAAAGGAAAAGAAGTGAAGGAATTTTTTATAGCAGGGGCTGATAAAAAATTCTATCCAGCCAAAGTGAAAGTTTACGGAAATAGGGTAGAGTTAAAATCAAAAAAAGTAAAAAAACCAGTAGCAGTGCGTTTTGCTTTTACCGAAACGGCATTGCCAAACTTATACAACAGTCATGGTTTGCCGGCAGCGGCTTTTAGAACCGATGATTGGGGTGTTAAGAAAAAATAAAAAGAAAAAATAAATTTAAGGAATAGATATATGAGAGTCCGAAATGTAAATAAAATTGGGATTGGAATACTAGCGGTTATGCTTATGATTGGTTGTAATAAGAACCAAAAAGTGAAGCAAGTAAGCCCTGCTAAAAAACAGCCAAATATTATTTATGTATTAGCCGATGATTTGGGATATGGAGATATTACTGCTTTTAATAAGGACAGTAAGATTTCAACTCCAAATATTGATAAAATGGCAGCAGAAGGGATGAAATTCACTGATGCGCATACATCATCTTCGGTATGCACACCTACCAGATATGGAATTTTAACCGGTCGCTATAATTGGAGGTCGAGATTGAAATCAAGTGTTCTTGGTGGAAAATCTAAAGCGTTGATTCCTAATTCTAGAACTACGATAGCATCTTTATTGAAAAAGCAAGGATATACCACTGCATATATTGGAAAATGGCATTTAGGTTGGGATTGGGCATTAAAAAATGACCAAGATACGTTGTCGGAAGGCTGGAGTCCAAAAGATGATGTAAAAGAAATTGATTTTTCAAAACCCATAACCAATGGTCCAAAAGAACTTGGGTTTGAATACTCATATGGTCATAGCGGGTCGCTAGATATGGCACCTTATGTGTATGTCGAAAACGGCATGCCTACGATGATCCCAACAAAGACAACGGTGAATGAGGGGCAAGGGTTTTGGAGAAAAGGTTTGACAGCTGATGATTTTGTGCATGAAGATGTGACGCCTAATTTCTTTAGAAGAGCTATTTCTTATGTTGAAGAAAAGGCGAAAGAAGATAAACCGTTCTTTTTGTATTTGCCCTTACCATCACCACATACACCCATTTTACCAACGGAAGCATTTCAGGGAAAAAGTGGATTGGACAACCCTTATGGAGATTTTGTGATGTTGGTAGATGCTTATATGGGACAATTATTGGAACAATTGAAAAAATCGGGTATTGAAGAGAATACCCTGGTGGTTTTTACGAGTGATAACGGCTGTTCTCCACAAGCGAATTTTAAAAGGTTGATAGAAAAAGGACACAATCCCAGTGCGCAATATAGAGGGCATAAAGCTGATATTTTTGAAGCAGGGCATAGAGTGCCTTTTATTGTAAAATGGACAAATAGTGTGAAGGCAGGAACCGTGAATAATCAAACCATTTGTACAACTGATTTTGCAGCCACTGCCGCTTCAATTTCCAATTATAATTTGAATGATCAAGAGGCTGAAGATAGTTTTGATATGATGCCTCTATTAACTCAGAGTTTTAAAGGAAATACCTTCAGAAAAGGAACCATTCACCATTCTATCAATGGAAGTTTTGCCATTAGAAAAGGGGACTTTAAATTAATTATGTGCCCAGGTTCTGGTGGATGGAGTTTTCCCAGACCTAATAATAAAAAGGTGATTGATACGCTTCCTGAAATTCAGCTGTATAATTTGAAAGAGGATCCGAGTGAAACGCGTAATTTACAGAATGATTTTCCAGAGATTGTAGAAGAACTTAAGAGTTTATTGACACTTCAAATTACTAATGGAAGGAGCACTCCTGGTGTTAATCAACAAAATGATACTGGTGCACATTGGAAGCAATTATGGTGGATAAATTAGATTGA from Flavivirga spongiicola encodes:
- a CDS encoding DUF5004 domain-containing protein, with protein sequence MKNPNALLSSLLAVALLTISCSNDDNNCTEDLTGALSDKETSFAHKWVLSAIVSEKEIDLTDDNEDNPSTNIFDQYSDCEKDAFYDFKNDRSYQFSQGLNASNCNNKQTSSGTWKLTENSLALVSFCNLRIINIEFNTDTTSFSVDDNFIFTDVNDNRINSKTKITYTKVAI
- a CDS encoding alpha-L-fucosidase, producing the protein MERFITRILMLFITIIGFSQESTDDLRLYNDFADISADNIFKTEGYFNWGASIIKGDDGKYHLFYARWEKKYSFYGWLTHSEVAHATSKSPAGPWKYKETALKGVGGNRWDAITAHNPKIKYFEGKYYLYYIATNMGDKIISEEELIETSKVGYSHPNWKVLRPNQRTGVAVSNSINGPWKRMDQPLIEPSGPIKTLTVNPAIDKDKNGTYHLVVKGDKPDVTGFVRNQAIAISDSPTGPFEIQEKPVIDYMDTEDMSVWYDKKRERFYGVFHAHKFIGLVTSKDGINWKKANDHILKLKSVQLEDGSTLKPERMERPFIFTENGEPTVLSLAIKKGNESYTVFIPIEKPEFPKPNKRQLAWQEAELGVVYHYDLHVFDGIKYGQGGNRIDPVSDYQIFNPKNLDTDQWVKAAKDAGAKFAILTATHETGFALFQSEVNPYSVKAVKWKGGKGDVVADFVASCRKYGIKPGIYLGIRWNSFMGVHDFKVNGEGAFKENRQKYYNQMVEGMVKEICTKYGELFEIWFDGGADHPDNGAPDVLPIVRKYQPNCLFYHNGQLAEARWGGSESGIVSYPSWATFPYPVTGAGESAKKNIAKDNFKLLKQGDPNGAFWVPAMSDAPLRGYNGRHEWFWEPGDEAHIFPLEDLMNMYYKSIGRNSTLIIGLTPNPDGLMPEGDVIRLKEWGDEIKRRFETPIAFTSGKGKKVTLKLENPTVINHVIIQEDIRLGERVRVYSLEGFVKGKWKVLSQGESIGQKRIEQFENVEISRIRLKVLESDREPQIKSMSAYYVTDKN
- a CDS encoding right-handed parallel beta-helix repeat-containing protein, translated to MKKTILVSTLLMILLINACSKTSIQEIYVSPMGSSQNTGFQDSPLFTIQEALDKALAYKKENAQTQIIIHVSEGEYRLDKSIQFNAALSGVKIVGAGVDKVVVKGSQQLDLEWKAYKDQILVAKVNSQIQFDQFFVNGKQQILARYPNYDEKGGHWQGHAADAIDPERVKTWKQPKGAVIHAMHRGEWGGFHYEVTKANEDGTLELTAGHQNNRPSEMHHKYRMVENVFEELDSPGEWYLDKENQLLYYWPTETMSIKKAKLEGITLKHLVAIVGDEKNPVKNIEITGIKFEHAQRTLMETYEPLLRSDWTIYRGGAVFIENSENISITDCEFTNLGGNVIFVSKYNRGVIIKGNHIHDSGATAVSFVGDASAVRSPSFQYGEYVPLAEMDTIKGPANDLYPSDCIVDDNLIYRIGRVEKQVAGVQISMAMDITIRSNSIYDIPRAGINVSEGTWGGHIIEYNDVFNTVLETSDHGAFNSWGRDRFWHPNRSVMNKLTTDNPEMPYWDAIHTTEIKFNRFRCDHGWDIDLDDGSSNYIVSNNVCLNGGIKLREGFYRTVENNIMVNNSFHPHVWFEKSGDVFRKNVMMTDYKDIRLSGWGKDVDSNLFPNEKALQKAQKNGTDANSVFGNPLFEDPKVGNYTLAKNSPAFKIGFQNIPMDKFGVQKPSLKAIAKTPELPVIWSVENDKSEESITMNWLGATIKNIETIEERSASGLNKTAGVVILKIAKETVLAASTLKAGDVIIAGEGEEINQIQDLMRVFQGHNWKGKINFKIFRNQKPMDLIVNVKK
- a CDS encoding sialate O-acetylesterase; the encoded protein is MNFVVNSTTKPLRKIVLAYVFFLCCLNAQAKIWLPSVLSDNMVLQQNSEATIWGWTTRANEKISVTGSWDNIKITVEAYQGTWSLKLPTPKAGGPFTVTIEGHEKIILTNVLIGEVWICSGQSNMEWTPLHGLDNAEKEIANATYSNIRFFSVPKHISKYPQDDSFGEWVESAPETMKNFSSVGYFFGRRLHKDLNVPVGLINSSWGGTNVEVWIPEEVIQQKKELVKSIDRIPENVWRPRNEALAYNAMIHPLINFDVAGAIWYQGESNRVNAEYYHQAFSMMINSWRKDWKKEFPFYFVEIAPYNYNSETNLEAAYVREAQLKTMQTVENTGMAVTNDIGNLKDIHPTNKQEVGRRLALWALAKTYGVKDIAYSGPIYKSLKIEKSKAIVTFDFTGKGLEVKGKEVKEFFIAGADKKFYPAKVKVYGNRVELKSKKVKKPVAVRFAFTETALPNLYNSHGLPAAAFRTDDWGVKKK
- a CDS encoding sulfatase family protein, coding for MRVRNVNKIGIGILAVMLMIGCNKNQKVKQVSPAKKQPNIIYVLADDLGYGDITAFNKDSKISTPNIDKMAAEGMKFTDAHTSSSVCTPTRYGILTGRYNWRSRLKSSVLGGKSKALIPNSRTTIASLLKKQGYTTAYIGKWHLGWDWALKNDQDTLSEGWSPKDDVKEIDFSKPITNGPKELGFEYSYGHSGSLDMAPYVYVENGMPTMIPTKTTVNEGQGFWRKGLTADDFVHEDVTPNFFRRAISYVEEKAKEDKPFFLYLPLPSPHTPILPTEAFQGKSGLDNPYGDFVMLVDAYMGQLLEQLKKSGIEENTLVVFTSDNGCSPQANFKRLIEKGHNPSAQYRGHKADIFEAGHRVPFIVKWTNSVKAGTVNNQTICTTDFAATAASISNYNLNDQEAEDSFDMMPLLTQSFKGNTFRKGTIHHSINGSFAIRKGDFKLIMCPGSGGWSFPRPNNKKVIDTLPEIQLYNLKEDPSETRNLQNDFPEIVEELKSLLTLQITNGRSTPGVNQQNDTGAHWKQLWWIN